The following are encoded together in the Salinibacterium sp. UTAS2018 genome:
- a CDS encoding carbohydrate ABC transporter permease — protein MLAPYLALFLVAAAIPIGYAFWIALQKAPTLVNPASGFGGIESFITVITDYRFSGTFINIFSVMIVWLPLMMIGIVGLALLVHASPGRFGATMRFFYFIPGALSGIANFVLWVYLLHPTQSPLAPLWQEVGFGSLKEIVTDGNMPMILTGMLFFQGVGTWIIVVNGGLNGIPDEIFEAAKIDGANAWDLAWHIKLPLIRPWIGYTALMNLAYGFQLFLEPYLLRQISSGAIAGEWAPTQLGYAFAFTNRNFPAAAALSIILLVITLSIGVVIVMKSGLFGDEKEKKR, from the coding sequence TTGCTCGCCCCGTACCTCGCGCTTTTTCTCGTTGCAGCGGCAATCCCCATCGGCTACGCCTTTTGGATCGCCCTGCAAAAAGCACCAACTCTCGTCAACCCGGCCAGCGGGTTCGGCGGTATTGAATCGTTCATCACGGTAATCACCGACTATCGGTTCTCCGGAACGTTCATCAACATCTTCTCCGTCATGATCGTGTGGTTGCCGCTCATGATGATCGGCATCGTCGGTTTGGCCCTGCTGGTTCACGCCAGCCCCGGCCGCTTCGGTGCCACGATGCGCTTCTTCTACTTCATCCCTGGTGCGTTGAGCGGAATCGCTAACTTCGTGCTCTGGGTTTACCTGCTCCACCCCACGCAGTCGCCCCTCGCGCCGCTCTGGCAAGAAGTAGGATTCGGCTCGCTCAAAGAAATCGTCACCGACGGCAACATGCCGATGATCCTCACCGGAATGCTGTTTTTCCAGGGCGTCGGAACATGGATCATCGTCGTCAACGGTGGCCTCAACGGCATCCCCGATGAGATCTTCGAAGCCGCCAAGATTGACGGCGCCAACGCCTGGGACCTCGCCTGGCACATAAAGCTGCCGCTCATCCGCCCGTGGATCGGCTACACGGCTCTCATGAACCTGGCCTACGGCTTTCAGCTCTTCCTTGAGCCGTACCTGCTGCGACAGATCTCGTCGGGAGCGATAGCCGGTGAATGGGCGCCGACCCAGTTGGGTTACGCCTTTGCGTTCACTAACCGAAACTTCCCGGCCGCGGCCGCACTATCAATCATCCTGCTCGTGATCACCCTGAGCATTGGAGTCGTCATCGTGATGAAGAGCGGACTCTTCGGCGACGAGAAGGAGAAGAAGCGATGA
- a CDS encoding L-fuconate dehydratase, with protein MTTITSVDVYDVRFPTSLTADGSDAMNKDGDYSAAYVVLRTDEKGVAGYGFTFTIGRGNDICALAAEQRAAPLVGRDVDEIVGDLGGIYRELKSDSQLRWLGPEKGVEHLAMAAVMNAVWDLAARRANKPLWRLLTDMTPEQLVDTADFQYLTDALTKEEAVTMLRELAPTKEQRIAELTESGYPCYTTSAGWLGYSDEKLRRLCQEAVDAGYRHIKLKVGANLDEDIRRCRIAREVIGDDAKLMIDANQVWDVDEAIDWVKALAEFKPLWIEEPTSPDDVLGHATIRKAVAPIGVATGEHGMNRVLFKQMFQAEAIDFCQLDSARLAGPNEIIAVYLMAKKFGVPVCPHAGGVGLCELVQHLSIFDYVAVSGTLENRVTEFVDHLHEHFVDPCIVENGAYRVPMAPGYSAQMHESSLAEFSFPAGSYWAGVAAAVAS; from the coding sequence ATGACTACTATCACCAGCGTTGACGTCTATGACGTGCGTTTTCCGACGTCGCTCACCGCCGACGGCTCAGACGCCATGAACAAGGATGGCGACTACTCGGCCGCCTATGTTGTACTCCGCACTGACGAAAAGGGCGTCGCGGGCTACGGCTTCACCTTCACCATTGGTCGAGGAAACGACATCTGTGCGCTCGCTGCCGAGCAGCGCGCTGCACCGCTCGTGGGCCGGGATGTTGACGAGATCGTTGGCGACCTTGGCGGTATCTACCGTGAGCTGAAGTCTGACTCGCAACTGCGCTGGCTCGGGCCAGAAAAGGGTGTCGAGCACCTGGCGATGGCTGCCGTGATGAACGCCGTGTGGGATCTAGCTGCTCGCCGGGCGAACAAGCCGCTGTGGCGTCTACTCACCGACATGACCCCCGAGCAACTTGTCGACACTGCCGACTTCCAGTACCTCACCGACGCCCTCACTAAGGAGGAAGCCGTCACGATGCTGCGCGAGCTCGCTCCCACCAAAGAGCAGCGCATCGCCGAGCTCACCGAGTCGGGCTACCCTTGCTACACGACGAGTGCCGGTTGGTTGGGATACTCCGACGAGAAGCTTCGTCGTCTCTGCCAGGAGGCCGTGGATGCTGGCTACCGCCACATCAAACTGAAGGTCGGTGCGAACCTCGACGAAGACATCCGCCGCTGCCGCATCGCCCGCGAAGTGATCGGTGACGACGCCAAGCTCATGATCGACGCTAACCAGGTGTGGGATGTCGATGAGGCCATCGACTGGGTGAAGGCGCTCGCCGAGTTCAAGCCGCTGTGGATCGAAGAGCCAACGAGCCCGGATGACGTGCTCGGCCACGCCACGATCCGCAAGGCCGTTGCCCCGATTGGTGTCGCCACGGGAGAGCACGGCATGAACCGGGTGCTCTTCAAGCAGATGTTCCAGGCTGAAGCCATCGATTTCTGCCAGCTCGACTCCGCCCGTCTCGCCGGCCCGAACGAGATCATCGCCGTGTACCTGATGGCCAAGAAGTTTGGCGTTCCGGTGTGCCCGCACGCGGGTGGCGTTGGCCTCTGCGAACTCGTGCAGCACCTCTCGATCTTCGACTACGTCGCCGTGTCGGGCACGCTAGAGAACCGGGTAACCGAGTTCGTCGACCACCTGCACGAACACTTCGTTGACCCCTGCATCGTCGAAAACGGCGCCTACCGGGTGCCGATGGCGCCCGGCTACTCGGCGCAAATGCACGAGTCGTCGCTTGCCGAGTTCTCGTTCCCCGCCGGCAGCTACTGGGCGGGTGTCGCTGCGGCTGTCGCGTCGTAG
- a CDS encoding carbohydrate ABC transporter permease, protein MSNSAPNVVGAKHWTVGRIARITVMVIIAAAFILPIIGFIAMAFRSQEGVLAGTDGFLGLGGMSWDNVVFSWSQINGFGPGDGGLFTRWVGNSLVVAVIGGVLALVAALPAGYALARLRFRGRKVMLFATLLAMVMPNTVLVIPLFLEVNAIGAVGELWPVAVIMGFFPFGTYLVYIHFMTTMPQELVEAARIDGLSEIATFFYVALPISKQVIALVAFFSFVANWTNFFLPLALLTSSQENKTISIGIQELIGASPLFNATVAAGLDVKLYMPQLALATFLSMIPLLIVFLTAQRFLIRGQTVGAVKG, encoded by the coding sequence ATGAGCAACAGCGCTCCCAATGTCGTAGGTGCCAAACACTGGACCGTAGGTCGCATTGCCCGCATCACCGTCATGGTGATCATCGCTGCCGCGTTCATCCTGCCCATCATCGGCTTCATCGCCATGGCCTTCCGCAGTCAAGAAGGCGTGTTGGCCGGCACCGACGGGTTCCTCGGTCTCGGGGGAATGTCGTGGGACAACGTCGTGTTCAGCTGGAGTCAGATCAACGGCTTCGGTCCTGGTGACGGAGGTCTCTTCACGCGCTGGGTCGGCAACTCGCTCGTCGTCGCCGTCATCGGTGGAGTGCTCGCCCTCGTCGCGGCCCTTCCGGCCGGCTACGCTCTGGCACGGTTGCGATTCCGTGGCCGCAAGGTCATGCTCTTCGCAACACTGCTCGCGATGGTGATGCCCAACACGGTTCTCGTCATCCCGCTGTTCCTCGAAGTGAACGCGATCGGTGCGGTTGGCGAGCTGTGGCCCGTCGCGGTCATCATGGGCTTCTTCCCCTTCGGCACCTACCTCGTCTATATCCACTTCATGACGACGATGCCGCAAGAGCTGGTCGAAGCAGCCCGCATTGACGGCCTCAGCGAGATCGCCACCTTCTTCTACGTGGCACTGCCCATTTCCAAGCAGGTCATCGCCCTCGTTGCCTTCTTCTCCTTCGTGGCCAACTGGACGAACTTCTTCCTCCCGCTGGCGCTGCTCACCTCGAGCCAGGAAAACAAGACGATCTCGATTGGCATCCAGGAGCTCATCGGTGCCAGCCCGCTGTTCAACGCCACAGTGGCAGCCGGCCTCGACGTGAAGCTCTACATGCCGCAGCTCGCGCTCGCGACATTCCTCTCGATGATCCCGCTGCTGATCGTGTTCCTCACAGCGCAGCGCTTCCTCATCCGTGGACAAACCGTTGGTGCGGTGAAGGGATAA
- a CDS encoding L-rhamnose mutarotase, with the protein MKRVAQVIGMPPENREEYERYHAAVWPTVLERLAASNIHNYSIYRHGDLLFSYFEYTGDDYEADQAAIAADPETQRWWALQEPLQRPLDDRAEGEWWKELPEVFHLD; encoded by the coding sequence ATGAAACGAGTAGCCCAAGTGATCGGGATGCCTCCCGAGAACCGCGAAGAGTACGAGCGGTACCATGCCGCCGTCTGGCCAACGGTTCTCGAACGGCTCGCGGCGAGCAACATCCACAACTATTCGATCTATCGCCACGGCGACCTGTTGTTCTCGTACTTCGAGTACACGGGTGATGACTATGAAGCCGATCAGGCGGCCATCGCGGCTGACCCTGAGACTCAGCGCTGGTGGGCTCTGCAAGAACCACTGCAGCGGCCGCTGGATGACCGGGCCGAGGGCGAGTGGTGGAAAGAACTACCCGAGGTCTTCCACCTTGACTAA
- a CDS encoding peroxiredoxin-like family protein: protein MNLTQQLKERADATATTKSAEDLATLTNSVTEVENAGIVNNALKVGDTAPDFALADAEGNTVRLSELLEKGPVAIAFYRGAWCPYCNLELKALQELLPEFRAAGATLVAISPQTPDESLSTEEKHNLEFPVLSDSDLEAINGFGLIHPVDDRTKVYYEKAGFDLVKANGAAGWQLPLPATYVIAPDRSIRFAFVNADYKLRAEPADVVEAIKAI from the coding sequence ATGAATCTCACTCAGCAGCTCAAAGAACGTGCCGACGCCACCGCCACTACCAAGTCAGCCGAAGATCTCGCCACACTCACGAACTCGGTGACGGAAGTCGAAAATGCGGGCATCGTGAACAACGCATTGAAGGTCGGCGATACCGCCCCCGACTTTGCTCTCGCGGATGCCGAAGGCAACACGGTGCGATTGAGCGAACTGTTGGAGAAGGGCCCCGTTGCGATCGCGTTCTACCGCGGAGCCTGGTGCCCCTACTGCAACCTCGAACTCAAGGCACTGCAGGAACTGCTGCCCGAATTCCGCGCAGCCGGCGCAACTCTCGTGGCCATCTCGCCGCAGACGCCAGACGAATCTCTCTCCACCGAAGAGAAGCACAACCTTGAATTCCCGGTGCTTTCTGATAGTGATCTCGAAGCGATCAACGGCTTCGGCCTGATCCACCCCGTCGACGACCGCACCAAGGTGTACTACGAGAAGGCAGGCTTTGACCTCGTGAAGGCCAACGGTGCGGCCGGATGGCAACTGCCGCTGCCCGCAACCTACGTCATCGCGCCCGACCGCAGCATCCGCTTCGCTTTCGTGAATGCCGACTACAAACTGCGCGCTGAGCCTGCCGACGTCGTTGAGGCGATCAAGGCGATCTAG